The nucleotide window GAGCCCGAACCCGAAGGCCACCAGCCAGCGTCGTGCCGTCACCAGCGGATAGAGGTTGTTGAGCGCGGCCAAGAGCACCGAGGCGGCGATGGCCGACTCCACCAAACGGGCCGGGAGGGCGATCACCCCGAGCACGGCGAGGCTCAAGGTCACCGAGTGCGCGAGGGTGAATGCCGTCACCACCTTGACGACCTCTGTGAGCGCCGGGCGGAATCCCGATACGGGGACCCAGTGCCCGCCGCTGCGCCACAAGACGGCGGGGAGCAGGAGGCTTAGAAGAAACAGGATGTGGTCGTAGCCGATCCAGATGTGCCATACCCCCTCTCGGCCATAGTCCAGGAACTCCCCGAGGCGGGAGGGGGCGTCGAGGGCCAGCGTGTGCTCGCGGCGATCGGTCGCAAAGATCCCGATCTGGGTCTGTCCCTCGTGTTCCGCGCGCCACAGCCCCCGGTGCTGCGCATCCAGATCGAAGAACAGGTCGTAGTGCAGGACCAGGCGCGGCCCTCGAGCGGCGCAGCGTGCCGAGAACCGTAGTACGGTGTAGGTGCCGTCCGTATGGCGATCGACGAGTTGCTCCTCCACCTGTGCGGCACAGGGCTCTGCGCCCGACGACACCCGAAGGTGTCCCAGCGCATAGGTCGCGATGGCATCGTGGCGCCCCTTGAGCTCACCCCAGGTGATGGCGCCATCGCCATCCGGATCCAGCCCGATCGCATAGTCGAGGTCGCGCAACGCGATGTCCCATTGCCCGGACACGACCTGGTCCCGCACCGTGAATGTGAGGTAGCTGTCGCTCGGTTTGTGGGCCACGGCGGGCGCACTCCAAAACCACGCGATCACCAAGGCCAGAAACAGCATCGTCTACCTCTTGGCCTCCAACTGGTTCGCGAGCCGGCGCAAAGGGAGGTCCTGGAGCCCGGTCCGCTCCATCAACTCGAGGACCGGTCGCGCCGCCTCGGGCTGCCCCGAGGCCAGCGCCGCCTCGAGCAGGATGCGCGCATCCCGTGGCTCGCGCTGCACGGCCCAATTCGCCTTGGCGAGCGTGAGCGCCGCCTGAGGTTGGTCGACGAGGTGCAGGAGGAACCGGGCCTCCTCACCCTGGTGCAGGTTATCGCCGCGCTGCCGGCTCGCCGCAAAGCGCGCCCGCAAGTCTTCCATGTGCGCCTCCTTCCCCGGCGCGCCGATCTCGCGCTCGGCCAGGGTCAGGCGCAGGAGCAGACCATCGACCCGCGTGTCTTCGCGGAGTAACGCGACCACTTCTCCCGCGCGCCCCTGGTCGAGGAGGAAATCCGCGTACGCCCCGAGCAGATAGGCATCGTGGGGGCCTAACGTCTGCGCCTCCTGGAAATGGCCCTCGGCGCGCCCCCAGTCTCCCAGACGTTCGGCGGTCTTGCCGAGCAGCGTCGCGAGCCTTACCCGCTCGCCCAGCGTGGCATTCTGCGACTGCCCCTCTGCGAGCCGGAGCAGCTCATAACCGCCCTGGGCCTGACCCGAGAGGCTCGCCACGCTGCCCATGCAGCTGAATGCGAGGAAGGCCTTGCGCAGTCGCGCGAGGGCCTCGCAGGCTTGCCGGGCCGCCTCGTAGTCGGCGCGCACGATGAAAATGACGGCCCGCATGAGCCAAGCTTGGGGATCCGCGGGCTCCTTCTGCAGAAGCCGGGACAGGTCCTGCAGGGCCGGGTCGAATTCATGCCGGCTCTGGCGGATCGCAGCCCGCAGGAACAGGATCTCCGGGGGCGGGTCTGTGAGCCCCCACCAGGGTTCCAGGGCGGCCTGGGCATAGCCATAGTAGCGCGGGTCCGACTGGACCTGGCCGAGCTCGATGTACCGGCCCGCCACCGCTACGGCCCGCGCCACATCGGTCGGTGCGCGGGCGAGTTGGTCACGCAGTCGACGCAATTCGCCGGAATCACCCCCTAAGGTCGTGGGCAGCCGTTCCAGGACATCCGCGTCGCCCTCGGGAATGAAAGGCGTCGCACCGAGAGGCCGGGTGAAGCCAATCACGGCGAGAAGGATGGCGAGGCCCTTCCCGATCGACCTCCCTCTTAGGCCACGCATGTCAGCAGTATCGCCGTATGCGCCGCTGCTGCTGCCCCACCGAGAAGGTGGGCCGCGCCCCGGGCGGCGCGGCCCATTAGCCCTAATTGCGGGTCCGATCGTCCTCGCCCACCGGGCCGGGCGTGAACGGTTGATGCGTCGGCGGGAAGAACGGGAACACGTCGCGCAAGGGTTGTTCGTTGGGTCCGGTGCTGGTCCCCGTGGTGATGGTACCGTTGGTGACGACCGTAAGGATGGTGTCGATCACGTCATCCCCCAATCGGCGCCCGTTCGGGAACGCCGCCTGCGGGTTATCGCCCCCGCCCAAACCGGTGTTCGGTATCCCGAGGTTCACGCGCAGAAAATCGCCGTTCGTCACGGCCAGGCTCGCGAGCAGGTCGATATTGGCTTGGTTGGTCCCGAGCGCGCGGAGGGTCCCGACGATGGCGGGCGCGAACCTCCCAGCCGCATCGTCCAAGGTCGATGCGCGGTTATGCGCGTCCTTGAGCGGGAACGGGATCAGCGCCACATTGACCGCCGGGTTGCCCGAGCGGTCCAACTGCCGATCCGGTCTACCAGGACGATTAGGTCTATCGATGCGAAAGCCCCGGGTCGTCGCGTTCAGGCCGACGATGGTGTTACCCCTTAGATTACCCAGCAGCGACACCGGGAACCGCAGGGCGATCGCGATGTTGTTATAGCCCGCGAAGGTATCGCGGCCGCGCGTCAGTAGGGTCGGGTTGGGAGCGCCCCTGAGCACCGAGGCGACGAAACGGGCAAAGCCCGGGATGTCGAAGGTGAAGGGGTCATCCACCTCGCCGGCGAAAAAGTCAACGACTCCGAGTCTGGTGGTCACCGTGGTCACCACCGGGGTGGGCGAGGTGCCGCTCAGATTCGAAGGGGTCGTGGGCGCCCTGAACCTCGCTAACCTCCGAACGGTGGGCAGCTCGCGCCGAATGGTGATGGTGGCGGTCTGAGGCGTGGTGCCCGAGGTGACCTTCCGAGAGAATGTGACGGAAATGAACCGGTCAGGCCTCGCATCGCCGGTGGTTTCGAGCTCGAATCCATAGGTCAGCAGGTGGTC belongs to Pseudomonadota bacterium and includes:
- a CDS encoding HupE/UreJ family protein; protein product: MLFLALVIAWFWSAPAVAHKPSDSYLTFTVRDQVVSGQWDIALRDLDYAIGLDPDGDGAITWGELKGRHDAIATYALGHLRVSSGAEPCAAQVEEQLVDRHTDGTYTVLRFSARCAARGPRLVLHYDLFFDLDAQHRGLWRAEHEGQTQIGIFATDRREHTLALDAPSRLGEFLDYGREGVWHIWIGYDHILFLLSLLLPAVLWRSGGHWVPVSGFRPALTEVVKVVTAFTLAHSVTLSLAVLGVIALPARLVESAIAASVLLAALNNLYPLVTARRWLVAFGFGLVHGLGFASVLLDLGLPTGSLALALVAFNLGVECGQLAIVAAFLPLAYAARHTGLYARMVFQGGSLAILVLAALWLVERGLDLKLL
- a CDS encoding DUF4331 domain-containing protein, coding for MSACTSRLLKSTLAAAIAGITFLAGLPPSRAADHGDAPFVSGSARSGDTGDSFLFLDPNDNSRLVIAMTLQGFIPAGEAVNFSVFDHLLTYGFELETTGDARPDRFISVTFSRKVTSGTTPQTATITIRRELPTVRRLARFRAPTTPSNLSGTSPTPVVTTVTTRLGVVDFFAGEVDDPFTFDIPGFARFVASVLRGAPNPTLLTRGRDTFAGYNNIAIALRFPVSLLGNLRGNTIVGLNATTRGFRIDRPNRPGRPDRQLDRSGNPAVNVALIPFPLKDAHNRASTLDDAAGRFAPAIVGTLRALGTNQANIDLLASLAVTNGDFLRVNLGIPNTGLGGGDNPQAAFPNGRRLGDDVIDTILTVVTNGTITTGTSTGPNEQPLRDVFPFFPPTHQPFTPGPVGEDDRTRN